Proteins from a single region of Choloepus didactylus isolate mChoDid1 chromosome 10, mChoDid1.pri, whole genome shotgun sequence:
- the REXO4 gene encoding RNA exonuclease 4 isoform X1 — MAKAPTSTRARSSPVAKPERAKKLNRKKNKKKKIWKNKAQEVSQKPESGPSVLAVRPPKAPEDFSQNWKALQELLKQKPQTTGKPPVISQMGSKKQPQIIWQNRKEVSRKANGGETQPRPTAKPDRRAPRGSAPSEALTDRKRPALLAKASGAEHKKAGAQERANGAFSTKQGDTKPKKRKAKEAALALPTEEDIWFDDVDPADIEAAIGPEAAEIARRKLGQSESSSPLVKEQAFGGLTTAVAMDCEMVGVGPEGEDSIVARVSLVNQFGKRIYDKYIKPMEPVTDYRTAVSGIRPENLMQGEEFEVVQKEVAELLKGRILIGHALHNDLKVLFLDHPKKNIRDTQKYKPFKKQVKSGRPSLKLLSEKILGIRVQESEHCSIQDAQVAMRLYVMVKKEWERVARDPGPSPATPADGRA, encoded by the exons ATGGCGAAGGCCCCGACTTCCACGCGCGCCCGGAGCAGTCCCGTGGCCAAACCAGAGCGTGCCAAGAAGCTCAATCggaagaaaaacaagaagaaaaaaatctggaaaaacaAAGCGCAAGAAGTTAGCCAGAAACCGGAAAGCGGCCCCAGCGTCCTCGCGGTGCGACCTCCAAAGGCACCAGAAGACTTTTCGCAAAACTGGAAGGCGCTGCAAGAG CTGCTGAAACAAAAACCACAGACCACAGGAAAGCCTCCTGTTATTTCTCAGATGGGCTCCAAAAAGCAGCCCCAAATTATCTGgcaaaacagaaaagaagtcTCACGTAAAGCAAACGGAGGTGAGACGCAGCCAAGGCCAACAGCAAAACCAGACAGACGGGCTCCCAGGGGCTCCGCTCCTTCAGAAGCTTTGACAGACCGGAAGCGGCCAGCACTCCTCGCAAAGGCCAGCGGAGCAGAGCACAAGAAGGCAGGAGCCCAGGAAAGGGCAAACGGAGCCTTTTCTACGAAGCAAGGGGACACGAAACCTAAGAAGCGGAAAGCCAAGGAGGCGGCTCTGGCCCTGCCCACTGA AGAGGATATCTGGTTTGATGACGTTGACCCGGCAGACATCGAAGCCGCCATAGGCCCTGAGGCAGCCGAGATAGCAAGAAGGAAGCTGGGTCAGAGTGAAAGCAGCAGCCCCCTGGTGAAGGAGCAGGCCTTCGGCGG CCTGACGACGGCTGTGGCCATGGACTGCGAGATGGTGGGTGTCGGGCCCGAGGGGGAGGACAGCATTGTCGCCCGCGTGTCCCTGGTGAACCAGTTTGGGAAGCGCATTTATGACAAGTACATCAAGCCGATGGAGCCAGTGACCGACTATAGGACGGCAGTGAGTGGGATTCGGCCGGAGAACCTCATGCAGG GGGAAGAATTTGAAGTTGTTCAGAAGGAGGTGGCAGAACTGCTGAAGGGCAGAATTCTCATCGGACACGCACTGCACAACGATTTAAAG GTCCTGTTTCTTGATCACCCAAAAAAGAACATTCGGGACACACAGAAGTACAAGCCTTTCAAGAAACAAGTAAAG AGCGGAAGGCCGTCCCTGAAGCTGCTTTCAGAGAAAATCCTTGGGATCAGGGTGCAGGAGTCAGAGCATTGCTCG ATTCAAGATGCCCAGGTAGCGATGAGACTCTACGTGATGGTGAAGAAGGAGTGGGAGCGTGTTGCCAGAGACCCAGGCCCGTCCCCAGCCACACCAGCTGATGGCCGTGCGTGA
- the REXO4 gene encoding RNA exonuclease 4 isoform X2 codes for MGSKKQPQIIWQNRKEVSRKANGGETQPRPTAKPDRRAPRGSAPSEALTDRKRPALLAKASGAEHKKAGAQERANGAFSTKQGDTKPKKRKAKEAALALPTEEDIWFDDVDPADIEAAIGPEAAEIARRKLGQSESSSPLVKEQAFGGLTTAVAMDCEMVGVGPEGEDSIVARVSLVNQFGKRIYDKYIKPMEPVTDYRTAVSGIRPENLMQGEEFEVVQKEVAELLKGRILIGHALHNDLKVLFLDHPKKNIRDTQKYKPFKKQVKSGRPSLKLLSEKILGIRVQESEHCSIQDAQVAMRLYVMVKKEWERVARDPGPSPATPADGRA; via the exons ATGGGCTCCAAAAAGCAGCCCCAAATTATCTGgcaaaacagaaaagaagtcTCACGTAAAGCAAACGGAGGTGAGACGCAGCCAAGGCCAACAGCAAAACCAGACAGACGGGCTCCCAGGGGCTCCGCTCCTTCAGAAGCTTTGACAGACCGGAAGCGGCCAGCACTCCTCGCAAAGGCCAGCGGAGCAGAGCACAAGAAGGCAGGAGCCCAGGAAAGGGCAAACGGAGCCTTTTCTACGAAGCAAGGGGACACGAAACCTAAGAAGCGGAAAGCCAAGGAGGCGGCTCTGGCCCTGCCCACTGA AGAGGATATCTGGTTTGATGACGTTGACCCGGCAGACATCGAAGCCGCCATAGGCCCTGAGGCAGCCGAGATAGCAAGAAGGAAGCTGGGTCAGAGTGAAAGCAGCAGCCCCCTGGTGAAGGAGCAGGCCTTCGGCGG CCTGACGACGGCTGTGGCCATGGACTGCGAGATGGTGGGTGTCGGGCCCGAGGGGGAGGACAGCATTGTCGCCCGCGTGTCCCTGGTGAACCAGTTTGGGAAGCGCATTTATGACAAGTACATCAAGCCGATGGAGCCAGTGACCGACTATAGGACGGCAGTGAGTGGGATTCGGCCGGAGAACCTCATGCAGG GGGAAGAATTTGAAGTTGTTCAGAAGGAGGTGGCAGAACTGCTGAAGGGCAGAATTCTCATCGGACACGCACTGCACAACGATTTAAAG GTCCTGTTTCTTGATCACCCAAAAAAGAACATTCGGGACACACAGAAGTACAAGCCTTTCAAGAAACAAGTAAAG AGCGGAAGGCCGTCCCTGAAGCTGCTTTCAGAGAAAATCCTTGGGATCAGGGTGCAGGAGTCAGAGCATTGCTCG ATTCAAGATGCCCAGGTAGCGATGAGACTCTACGTGATGGTGAAGAAGGAGTGGGAGCGTGTTGCCAGAGACCCAGGCCCGTCCCCAGCCACACCAGCTGATGGCCGTGCGTGA
- the STKLD1 gene encoding LOW QUALITY PROTEIN: serine/threonine kinase-like domain-containing protein STKLD1 (The sequence of the model RefSeq protein was modified relative to this genomic sequence to represent the inferred CDS: inserted 2 bases in 1 codon) — MEKYELLERLKPGALGVNLVVEETETRVKHVVKQVECIDEHQANEALEELMPLLKLQHPHISTYQELFLVWDSQISSLFLCLVMEYNRESLQDIIEKKRKARAIIDSEWMQNVLGQVLDALEHLHQMNILHRNLKPSNVILVSKNHCKLQDLGSNTLMTDEAKWSIRAEEDPFQKSWMAPEALKFSFSQKSDIWSVGCILLDMACCSFLDDSEAMNLRKVIRVPPGSLRHTLEQIEERGVPDAEALARLLPMMLQIKPEERASVRDVIHFAFVSSGFKSSSVAMAMHKQVLPTELADMLLQGTVASILEVLQNFSSRPKVQLRALKRLLTMPEEELGLPWPMELVEVVVTVMKQHQRILDMQLCGCSLLLRILGQALVHDPDAQAPWDGAMVADLLSVTQSHPDSEELLVLLYSLLTIIAGQELVAEELQQAGLLTHVLDHLDSFXSCTGICAGGLGLLWALLVDAVLVDKTPLENVPALLAEVLTTYPVDVEIAEARCAVFWLLSLQGCIKEHQLEQVTVLLLNSIRLCQDRVPLVNNAYRGLASLAKGSELAAFRVVMQEEGSSGLALIRETYRLHQDDPEVVENVCMLLAHLASYREILPELLSEDIKSLAQEIKGRFTSSLELVSYAETVLLRLEEAALPSVPENSQPLCSDGKEEGAPRRHPLRAHDSPP; from the exons GTGGAGTGCATTGATGAGCATCAGGCAAATGAGGCTCTGGAAGAG CTGATGCCACTGCTGAAGCTCCAGCACCCCCACATCTCCACTTACCAGGAGCTGTTCCTCGTGTGGGATAGCCAG ATCTCTTCTCTGTTCCTCTGCCTCGTGATGGAGTACAACAGGGAGAGCCTCCAGGACATCATCGAGAAGAAGAGGAAGGCCAGGGCCATCATTGACTCAGAG TGGATGCAGAACGTGCTGGGCCAGGTACTGGACGCACTGGAACACCTGCACCAGATGAACATCCTGCACAG GAACCTCAAGCCCTCCAACGTCATCCTCGTCAGCAAGAACCACTGCAAGCTGCAGGACCTGGGCTCCAACACTCTGATGACCGATGAGGCCAAGTGGAGCATCCGTGCGGAGGAAG ACCCCTTCCAGAAGTCCTGGATGGCTCCCGAGGCCCTCAAATTCTCCTTCAGCCAGAAATCCGATATCTGGTCCGTGGGCTGCATCCTCCTGGACATGGCCTGCTGCTCCTTCCTGGAT GATTCGGAAGCCATGAATCTGCGGAAGGTGATCCGCGTGCCTCCGGGTAGCCTGCGGCACACCCTGGAGCAGATAGAGGAGAGGGGGGTCCCCGACGCGGAAGCCCTGGCGCGTCTCTTGCCGATGATGCTTCAGATCAAGCCCGAGGAGCGGGCCTCAGTGCG GGATGTGATTCACTTCGCCTTCGTGAGCAGCGGCTTCAAGTCCTCGAGCGTGGCCATGGCCATGCACAAGCAGGTCTTGCCTACCGAGCTGGCCGACATGCTGCTGCAAGGCACCGTCGCAAGTATTTTAG AGGTCTTGCAGAATTTCTCCAGCAGACCCAAGGTCCAGCTCAGGGCCCTGAAGCGGCTCCTGACGATGCCTGAAGAGGAGCTGG gTCTGCCGTGGCCGATGGagctggtggaggtggtggtcACCGTCATGAAGCAGCACCAGAGGATTCTCGACATGCAGCTGTGTGGCTGCTCCCTGCTGCTGCGCATCCTGGGCCAAG CGCTGGTGCATGACCCGGATGCCCAGGCCCCATGGGACGGCGCCATGGTGGCCGACCTGCTGAGCGTCACGCAGAGCCACCCCGACTCGGAGGAGCTGCTCGTCCTGCTCTACAGCCTGCTCACCATCATCGCGGGCCAGG AACTGGTAGCGGAGGAGCTGCAGCAGGCTGGGCTGCTCACACATGTCCTGGACCACCTGGACAGCTT CTCATGCACGGGCATTTGCGCCGGCGGCCTGGGCCTGCTCTGGGCCCTGCTGGTGGACG CCGTCTTGGTGGACAAGACCCCCTTGGAGAATGTGCCGGCCCTGCTTGCCGAGGTGCTGACCACCTACCCCGTGGATGTGGAGATAGCCGAAGCCAGGTGTGCGGTCTTCTGGCTGCTGTCCCTGCAGG GCTGCATCAAGGAGCACCAGCTGGAGCAGGTGACAGTGCTGCTCCTGAACAGCATCCGGCTGTGCCAGGACAGGGTCCCGTTGGTGAACAACGCCTACCGGGGGCTGGCCAGCCTCGCCAAGGGGTCAG AGCTGGCAGCCTTCCGGGTAGTGATGCAGGAGGAGGGCAGCAGCGGACTGGCACTCATCAGGGAGACCTACCGCCTGCACCAGGACGACCCTGAGGTGGTGGAGAACGTGTGCATGCTGCTGGCCCACCTGGCTTCCTACA GGGAGATCCTGCCCGAGCTCCTGTCCGAGGACATCAAGTCCCTGGCCCAGGAGATCAAGGGGCGCTTCACCTCCAGTCTG GAGCTGGTCTCTTACGCTGAGACAGTGCTGCTGAGGCTGGAGGAGGCCGCCCTGCCCAGTGTCCCCGAGAACAGCCAGCCTCTCTGCTCAGATGGCAAGGAAGAGGGGGCACCCCGCAGGCACCCCCTCCGAGCACATGACTCTCCTCCCTAG